GCGGGCGGCAGGGGTGCGGGTCGCCGCCGCCCTGGGGGTGCGCGCCGGAGACGAACTCGGCATCGCGGTCGCGGGGAGAACGAGGACGGGGAGGGCCAGCCAGGTGCGCCTCACTTCCGGAGGAGTCGCGCGGGAGGCGAAAGCCTCGATGTTCCGGCGTGCGGCGGGATACGCGCTGGTAAAGAGCCTGTGGATGGAGATCGTTCCGGCGGGCCGCGGCTGGCGTCTCACCGGCAAGGGGTACGGGCACGGGGTCGGAATGTGCCAATGGGGGGCCAACGGCATGGCGAAGAGGGGAGCGGGGTACCGGGAAATCCTCGCCCGGTACTATCCGCGGACCCGCCTCGCTTCCTCTCCCGGAGGGCCCGGTCCGCTCGCGGGGGGGAAGCCCTGAAAACCGATCTCCTTGCGTACCCGCTCCCGGAGCAACTGATTGCCCAATCCCCCGCGCACCGGCGGAGGGATGCCCGCCTGATGGCCGTCTTCCGCGAGACGGGGGAGATCACCCATCACCGGTTTTCCGATCTGCCCGGGTTCCTCCGCGGCGGCGACCTTCTCGTCGTGAACGACACGAAGGTCATCCGGGGGCGCCTCCGCGCGCGCAAGGGAACCGGCGGATCCGTGGAGATCTTCCTGCTGCGGCGGATGGACGGTGCCGGGGGACGGGGCGAGACGTGGGAGGCCCTGGCGCGCCCTTCCCGGAGGCTTAAGGAGGGGATGGAGCTTGGCGTCGGGGGGGAGGTCCGCGTTACGCTCCTGGCGAAAAGGGATGCGGGGCGGTGGATCGCGAGAATCGAAGCGGACGGCCCCGTCCCCCTGGCCCTCGAACGCGTGGGCGAGGTCCCGCTTCCTCCCTACATCCGGCGGCTGCCGGGGGATCCCGAGGCGCATCGGGACGCGCAGCGGTATCAGACGGTGTTCGCCGCAAGCTCCGGGTCGGTGGCCGCCCCGACGGCGGGGCTTCATTTCGACCAGGAGATGCTCGACGAGGTCCGGCGCATGGGTGCAAGCATCGCCACGGTCACCCTTTCGGTCGGGTACGGCACCTTCTCCCCGATCCGGACGGAGGAAGTGGAGGCGTACGAGATCCACCCCGAGCCCTACCGTCTGCCCCCCGAGACGGCGGCGGCGGTTGCCGCCGCCCGGGAGAGGGGAGGCCGGGTCATCGCGGTGGGCACGACGAGCGTCAGGACCCTGGAGACTTGCGCCTGCGGGGACGGGCGGGTGGACCCCGCGGAGGGTACGACGCGGAAG
This DNA window, taken from Candidatus Deferrimicrobiaceae bacterium, encodes the following:
- the queA gene encoding tRNA preQ1(34) S-adenosylmethionine ribosyltransferase-isomerase QueA translates to MAQSPAHRRRDARLMAVFRETGEITHHRFSDLPGFLRGGDLLVVNDTKVIRGRLRARKGTGGSVEIFLLRRMDGAGGRGETWEALARPSRRLKEGMELGVGGEVRVTLLAKRDAGRWIARIEADGPVPLALERVGEVPLPPYIRRLPGDPEAHRDAQRYQTVFAASSGSVAAPTAGLHFDQEMLDEVRRMGASIATVTLSVGYGTFSPIRTEEVEAYEIHPEPYRLPPETAAAVAAARERGGRVIAVGTTSVRTLETCACGDGRVDPAEGTTRKFIYPGYRFRVVDAMITNFHLPRSTLLALVMAFGGVERIREAYR